A region from the Drosophila takahashii strain IR98-3 E-12201 chromosome 2L, DtakHiC1v2, whole genome shotgun sequence genome encodes:
- the LOC138911843 gene encoding histone H3 has protein sequence MARTKQTARKSTGGKAPRKQLATKAARKSAPATGGVKKPHRYRPGTVALREIRRYQKSTELLIRKLPFQRLVREIAQDFKTDLRFQSSAVMALQEASEAYLVGLFEDTNLCAIHAKRVTIMPKDIQLARRIRGERA, from the coding sequence ACTGGTGGCAAGGCGCCACGCAAACAACTGGCTACTAAGGCCGCTCGTAAGAGCGCCCCAGCCACCGGAGGCGTGAAGAAGCCCCATCGCTATCGCCCTGGAACTGTTGCCCTGCGTGAGATCCGTCGCTACCAGAAGAGTACCGAGCTGCTGATCCGCAAACTGCCTTTCCAGCGTCTGGTGCGTGAAATCGCTCAGGACTTCAAGACTGACCTGCGATTCCAGAGCTCGGCGGTGATGGCTCTGCAGGAAGCTAGCGAAGCCTATCTGGTTGGCCTCTTTGAAGATACTAACTTGTGCGCCATTCATGCCAAGCGTGTCACCATCATGCCCAAGGACATCCAGTTGGCCCGTCGCATTCGCGGCGAGCGAGCTTAA
- the LOC123002927 gene encoding histone H1-like — MSDSAVATSASPVAAPPAPVEKKVAAKKASGSAATKAKKTTAPPSHPPTQQMVDASIKNLKERGGSSLLAIKKYISATYKCDAQKLAPFIKKYLKSAVVNGKLIQTKGKGASGSFKLSASAKKDPKPKVASAEKKVKSKKVAAKKTGATAKKAATGAADKKPKAKKAVATKKTAEKKKTEKTKAKDAKKTGTVKAKPAATKAKSTAAKPKAAKAPKAKPAASAKPKKAVKKAAAPATAKKPKAKTTAAKK, encoded by the coding sequence ATGTCTGATTCTGCAGTTGCAACGTCCGCTTCCCCAGTGGCTGCCCCACCAGCGCCAGTTGAGAAGAAGGTGGCCGCCAAAAAGGCATCTGGATCCGCTGCTACAAAGGCAAAGAAGACCACTGCCCCGCCATCGCATCCGCCAACTCAGCAAATGGTAGACGCTTCCATCAAGAATTTGAAGGAGCGTGGCGGCTCATCGCTTCTGGCAATCAAGAAATATATCAGTGCCACTTATAAATGCGATGCCCAGAAGCTGGCTCCATTCATCAAGAAGTACTTGAAATCTGCCGTGGTCAATGGAAAGCTGATTCAAACAAAGGGAAAGGGTGCGTCTGGCTCATTTAAACTGTCGGCCTCCGCCAAGAAGGATCCCAAGCCAAAGGTTGCGTCTGCTGAGaagaaagtgaaaagcaaGAAGGTAGCCGCCAAGAAGACCGGAGCCACCGCCAAGAAGGCTGCCACGGGAGCTGCCGACAAGAAGCCCAAGGCTAAGAAGGCTGTTGCCACCAAAAAGACCGCCGAGAAGAAGAAAACGGAGAAGACGAAGGCCAAGGATGCCAAGAAAACTGGAACCGTAAAGGcaaagccagcagcaacaaaggccAAGTCGACGGCAGCGAAGCCGAAGGCGGCCAAAGCACCAAAAGCCAAACCAGCGGCGTCTGCTAAACCCAAAAAGGCGGTGAAGaaagcagctgctcctgctacCGCTAAGAAGCCGAAAGCCAAGACTACGGCTGCTAAGAAGTAA
- the LOC123002931 gene encoding LOW QUALITY PROTEIN: histone H2B (The sequence of the model RefSeq protein was modified relative to this genomic sequence to represent the inferred CDS: deleted 1 base in 1 codon), producing MPPKTSGKAAKKAGKAQKNITKTDKKKKRKRKESYAIYIYKVLKQVHPDTGISSKAMSIMNSFVNDIFERIAAEASRLAHYNKRSTITSREIQTAVRLLLPGELAKHAVSEGTKAVTKYTSSK from the exons ATGCCGCCTAAAACTAGTGGAAAGGCAGCCAAGAAGGCTGGCAAGGCCCAGAAGAACATCACCAAGAccgacaagaagaagaagcgcaaGAGGAAGGAGAGCTACGCCATCTACATTTACAAGGTCCTGAAGCAGGTCCATCCTGACACCGGCATTTCGTCGAAGGCGATGAGCATCATGAACAGCTTTGTGAATGATATCTTCGAGCGCATTGCTGCCGAGGCCTCTCGTCTGGCTCACTACAACAAGCGCTCGACC ATCACCAGTCGGGAAATCCAAACGGCTGTTCGCCTGCTCCTGCCCGGAGAGTTGGCCAAGCACGCCGTTAGTGAGGGAACCAAGGCTGTCACCAAGTACACCAGCTCCAAGTAA
- the LOC123002928 gene encoding histone H2A, giving the protein MSGRGKGGKVKGKAKSRSNRAGLQFPVGRIHRLLRKGNYAERVGAGAPVYLAAVMEYLAAEVLELAGNAARDNKKTRIIPRHLQLAIRNDEELNKLLSGVTIAQGGVLPNIQAVLLPKKTEKKA; this is encoded by the coding sequence ATGTCTGGTCGTGGAAAAGGTGGCAAAGTGAAGGGAAAGGCAAAGTCCCGCTCGAACCGTGCCGGTCTTCAGTTCCCAGTGGGCCGTATTCACCGTCTGCTCCGCAAGGGCAACTATGCCGAGCGTGTTGGTGCCGGCGCTCCTGTTTACCTAGCTGCCGTGATGGAATATCTGGCCGCTGAGGTTCTCGAGTTGGCTGGCAATGCTGCCCGTGACAACAAGAAGACTAGGATTATCCCGCGTCATCTGCAGCTGGCCATCCGCAACGACGAGGAGTTGAACAAGCTGCTCTCCGGTGTCACCATTGCCCAGGGCGGAGTGCTGCCCAACATCCAGGCCGTTCTGTTGCCCAAGAAGACCGAGAAGAAGGCTTAA
- the LOC123002933 gene encoding histone H4, which produces MTGRGKGGKGLGKGGAKRHRKVLRDNIQGITKPAIRRLARRGGVKRISGLIYEETRGVLKVFLENVIRDAVTYTEHAKRKTVTAMDVVYALKRQGRTLYGFGG; this is translated from the coding sequence ATGACTGGTCGCGGTAAAGGAGGCAAAGGCTTGGGAAAAGGAGGCGCCAAGCGTCATCGCAAAGTGCTGCGTGATAACATCCAGGGTATCACGAAGCCAGCTATCCGCCGTTTGGCTCGTCGTGGCGGCGTAAAGCGCATCTCTGGACTCATTTACGAGGAAACACGTGGCGTTCTGAAGGTGTTCTTGGAGAACGTTATCCGTGATGCCGTCACCTACACCGAACACGCCAAGAGGAAGACTGTCACAGCCATGGATGTTGTGTACGCCCTGAAGAGGCAAGGCCGCACCCTGTACGGCTTCGGCGGTTAA
- the LOC138911896 gene encoding histone H3, whose protein sequence is MARTKQTARKSTGGKAPRKQLATKAARKSAPATGGVKKPHRYRPGTVALREIRRYQKSTELLIRKLPFQRLVREIAQDFKTDLRFQSSAVMALQEASEAYLVGLFEDTNLCAIHAKRVTIMPKDIQLARRIRGERA, encoded by the coding sequence ATGGCCCGTACCAAGCAAACCGCTCGCAAATCGACTGGTGGCAAGGCGCCACGCAAACAACTGGCTACTAAGGCCGCTCGTAAGAGCGCCCCAGCCACCGGAGGCGTGAAGAAGCCCCATCGCTATCGCCCTGGAACTGTTGCCTTGCGTGAGATCCGTCGCTACCAGAAGAGTACCGAGCTGCTGATCCGCAAACTGCCTTTCCAGCGTCTGGTGCGTGAAATCGCTCAGGACTTCAAGACTGACCTGCGATTCCAGAGCTCGGCGGTGATGGCTCTGCAGGAAGCTAGCGAAGCCTATCTGGTTGGCCTCTTTGAAGATACTAACTTGTGCGCCATTCATGCCAAGCGTGTCACCATCATGCCCAAGGACATCCAGTTGGCCCGTCGCATTCGCGGCGAGCGAGCTTAA
- the LOC123002930 gene encoding histone H2B: MPPKTSGKAAKKAGKAQKNITKTDKKKKRKRKESYAIYIYKVLKQVHPDTGISSKAMSIMNSFVNDIFERIAAEASRLAHYNKRSTITSREIQTAVRLLLPGELAKHAVSEGTKAVTKYTSSK; the protein is encoded by the exons ATGCCGCCTAAAACTAGTGGAAAG GCAGCCAAGAAGGCTGGCAAGGCCCAGAAGAACATCACCAAGAccgacaagaagaagaagcgcaaGAGGAAGGAGAGCTACGCCATCTACATTTACAAGGTCCTGAAGCAGGTCCATCCTGACACCGGCATTTCGTCGAAGGCGATGAGCATCATGAACAGCTTTGTGAATGATATCTTCGAGCGCATTGCTGCCGAGGCCTCTCGTCTGGCTCACTACAACAAGCGCTCGACTATCACCAGTCGGGAAATCCAAACGGCTGTTCGCCTGCTCCTGCCCGGAGAGTTGGCCAAGCACGCCGTTAGTGAGGGAACCAAGGCTGTCACCAAATACACCAGCTCCAAGTAA
- the LOC138911897 gene encoding histone H2A: MSGRGKGGKVKGKAKSRSNRAGLQFPVGRIHRLLRKGNYAERVGAGAPVYLAAVMEYLAAEVLELAGNAARDNKKTRIIPRHLQLAIRNDEELNKLLSGVTIAQGGVLPNIQAVLLPKKTEKKA; encoded by the coding sequence ATGTCTGGTCGTGGAAAAGGTGGCAAAGTGAAGGGAAAGGCAAAGTCCCGCTCGAACCGTGCCGGTCTTCAGTTCCCAGTGGGCCGTATTCACCGTCTGCTCCGCAAGGGCAACTATGCCGAGCGTGTTGGTGCCGGCGCTCCTGTTTACCTAGCTGCCGTGATGGAATATCTGGCCGCTGAGGTTCTCGAGTTGGCTGGCAATGCTGCCCGTGACAACAAGAAGACTAGGATTATCCCGCGTCATCTGCAGCTGGCCATCCGCAACGACGAGGAGTTGAACAAGCTGCTCTCCGGTGTCACCATTGCCCAGGGCGGAGTGCTGCCCAACATCCAGGCCGTTCTGTTGCCCAAGAAGACCGAGAAAAAGGCTTAA
- the LOC138914844 gene encoding histone H3, producing MARTKQTARKSTGGKAPRKQLATKAARKSAPATGGVKKPHRYRPGTVALREIRRYQKSTELLIRKLPFQRLVREIAQDFKTDLRFQSSAVMALQEASEAYLVGLFEDTNLCAIHAKRVTIMPKDIQLARRIRGERA from the coding sequence ATGGCCCGTACCAAGCAAACCGCTCGCAAATCGACTGGTGGCAAGGCGCCACGCAAACAACTGGCTACTAAGGCCGCTCGTAAGAGCGCCCCAGCCACCGGAGGCGTGAAGAAGCCCCATCGCTATCGCCCTGGAACTGTTGCCCTGCGTGAGATCCGTCGCTACCAGAAGAGTACCGAGCTGCTGATCCGCAAACTGCCTTTCCAGCGTCTGGTGCGTGAAATCGCTCAGGACTTCAAGACTGACCTGCGATTCCAGAGCTCGGCGGTGATGGCTCTGCAGGAAGCTAGCGAAGCCTATCTGGTTGGCCTCTTTGAAGATACTAACTTGTGCGCCATTCATGCCAAGCGTGTCACCATCATGCCCAAGGACATCCAGTTGGCCCGTCGCATTCGCGGCGAGCGAGCTTAA